The DNA window AATCCCACTCGTCGAACAGAATATTGTCGGGCTTAATATCGCGATGCGCAACGCCGTAACGGTGACAATGAGCCACCGCGTGCATCAGTTGCGACATGATCATAGCGGCCTCCGCCTCGGAAAAAACCTGGAGTGTGACTCGCCGGTGGAGATCGGAAGAGGAACAGAGATCTAGAACCATATGGAGATGAAATTCGTCTTCGTAGAGATTATGCAGCGCGAGAATGTGAGGGTGAGGGTAAAGGAGATGAAGAATCTTCGTCTCCTTGACGAGGCATTCGGCATCGAGTGAATCGCCGGCCAAGATCCGACGCTTATCGATGGTTTTGACGGCGTAGTTTTCACCAGAGGATCTGGAAGTGCACCTGAAAACGGTGCCGAATCTTCCCCGACCGATCTCTTCGATTACTTGATAGTCTCTCTTCAAATCGTTGCTCATTACtgtgtttttcttcttcttcttcttttccttttctcctcCGTTCGTTTTCCACTGTAAATTGTACGAAACCAAATAGAAGAGCGTTTCGATTCGGTATTTATAGAAGCAAAACGTGAAACTCCATTCAATTTCGGAATGTTAAAAGGGAATATTCGGTTGTAACTGCCAAATCAGAGATCGCCACGT is part of the Cucurbita pepo subsp. pepo cultivar mu-cu-16 chromosome LG03, ASM280686v2, whole genome shotgun sequence genome and encodes:
- the LOC111790176 gene encoding phosphoenolpyruvate carboxylase kinase 1-like, producing MSNDLKRDYQVIEEIGRGRFGTVFRCTSRSSGENYAVKTIDKRRILAGDSLDAECLVKETKILHLLYPHPHILALHNLYEDEFHLHMVLDLCSSSDLHRRVTLQVFSEAEAAMIMSQLMHAVAHCHRYGVAHRDIKPDNILFDEWDSVKLADFGSAEMFKQGEESMRGVVGTPYYVAPEVLAGKDYGEKVDVWSAGVVLYVMLAGFPPFHGESVVEIFHAVLRANLRFPSRVFHSVSPAAKDLLRKMLCKDVSRRISAEQVLRHPWITSCVESRAATGLC